GGTATTTTCTTTCTCAATTCTTGTCATCAGCGCTGATATAATATTTCCTGTATCGGTTAAGAATTTGGCAGGATCGGCTTCAATTTTACCGGCGCCGGAATACCTGGCTTGATACGCATTAAACGCCTTCGCCAGATCTCCCATTTCACGGGCGAATTTTTCACAAGTCATCCGTACCTGACTGTCAGGATGGTTCATGAGCCTGGGATAAACGAACTTGTCCTCAGCCGCCAAATGGGTTTTAATTTTGCCGGCCAGCTGTCCCAGCAGCAGAGAGATTTCAAAGGCCTTCTCTTTGATTTGCTGTTGATTTTGATAAGAACTAATTTTACTCGTCAACGATAAAACCTCCTGATGCTGACGCAATACATTGCTGGTATCCATAATTCGTCACTTCTCCCTTACTTCGCTATTTCTACCATAACTATACTTGCGGCCAGACCGGAAGGCAGTGATACGCATCACAGGCAGGACATTTTTATTGCGATTTACTCTATATAATTTAGAATATAAGTTCCGGAGAGAATTCTCCGGAACTTATTATATTTCAGATGAAATTGACATTTCCCGGTCTTATCCTTTGGAAAACTAAGGAGATCCCTATTACTGCTCCGCGGTCATCAGTTTTACCCCCAGCAGAATATAGGCAGCGCCGCATACTTTGTTCATAATGGCGCTGGCCTTGTCATTCTTGCGCAGAAAGACGGTCATATTCCCCGAGCACAGCACTAACAGCAGGCACCAAAGGGTACCGGTTGTCAGGAAAGTGCAGCCCAGGAGA
This sequence is a window from Acetonema longum DSM 6540. Protein-coding genes within it:
- a CDS encoding hemerythrin domain-containing protein, producing MDTSNVLRQHQEVLSLTSKISSYQNQQQIKEKAFEISLLLGQLAGKIKTHLAAEDKFVYPRLMNHPDSQVRMTCEKFAREMGDLAKAFNAYQARYSGAGKIEADPAKFLTDTGNIISALMTRIEKENTSLYPLLA